A single window of Hydrogenimonas cancrithermarum DNA harbors:
- the mobC gene encoding plasmid mobilization relaxosome protein MobC: MTPTPIYRAHHRGGSMPKYRQVKVNLRPEDYDRLEREAIASEISMAELFRQSVGVGIPDRRDRNQDEIRLAMLYELKRIGTNINQIARYVNANKAIDRAALDALVGIEEELKRFRP; encoded by the coding sequence TTGACCCCAACCCCCATCTACCGCGCCCATCATCGAGGAGGAAGTATGCCGAAGTATCGCCAGGTCAAAGTCAATCTCCGACCAGAGGACTACGACCGACTTGAACGCGAAGCGATTGCCAGTGAGATCAGCATGGCGGAACTCTTCCGGCAGTCGGTCGGCGTCGGCATCCCCGACCGACGCGACCGCAACCAGGACGAGATCCGTCTGGCCATGCTCTATGAGCTGAAGAGGATCGGCACCAACATCAACCAGATCGCCCGCTACGTCAACGCGAACAAGGCGATCGACCGTGCCGCCCTCGATGCCCTGGTCGGCATCGAGGAGGAGCTGAAGAGGTTTCGGCCATGA